A single window of Saccharomyces kudriavzevii IFO 1802 strain IFO1802 genome assembly, chromosome: 16 DNA harbors:
- the ALG5 gene encoding dolichyl-phosphate beta-glucosyltransferase (similar to Saccharomyces cerevisiae ALG5 (YPL227C); ancestral locus Anc_6.253) — translation MVALEFLIENKNTVCFTLLVALVLSLYLLVYLFSHTPRPPYPEELKYTAIDENGLKITRALPNLGEHQDDEDEEIFLSVIIPSYNETGRILLMLTDAINFLKAKYGSKWEIVIVDDGSTDNTTEYCLKICKETFKLDYRQFRIIKFSQNRGKGGAVRQGFLHIRGKYGLFADADGASKFSDVEKLIETIKTFETSGIDVKTIKPAVVIGSRAHMVNTEAVIKRSMIRNCLMYGFHTLVFIFGIRSIKDTQCGFKLFNKPAILNIFPYLHTEGWIFDVEILILAIRKRIQIKEIPISWHEVDGSKMALAIDSIKMAKDLVVIRMAYLLGIYRDDKKS, via the coding sequence ATGGTTGCGTTGGAATTCCTGATTGAGAACAAAAATACCGTGTGTTTCACGTTATTGGTTGCTTTAGTGCTTTCACTGTACCTACTGGTTTATTTATTCTCTCATACACCGAGACCGCCGTATCCAGAGGAGCTGAAGTACACAGCCATTGACGAAAATGGCCTTAAAATTACTCGTGCTTTACCTAACTTAGGTGAACATCAggatgatgaggatgaggaaATCTTTTTGTCTGTGATTATCCCAAGTTATAACGAAACGGGTAGAATTTTGCTAATGCTAACAGACGcaatcaattttttaaaaGCAAAGTATGGCTCCAAGTGGGAAATTGTCATAGTGGATGACGGTTCCACCGATAATACCACAGAATACTGTTTGAAGATTTGTAAGGAAACGTTCAAATTGGACTACAGACAATTCAGAATTATCAAGTTCTCACAAAATAGAGGTAAAGGTGGCGCAGTGAGACAAGGTTTCCTACATATCAGAGGCAAATATGGTCTTTTTGCTGACGCCGATGGTGCTAGTAAGTTCAGTGATGTGGAGAAGCTAATAGAGACCatcaaaacttttgaaacttCTGGTATAGATGTAAAGACAATAAAACCAGCCGTAGTCATTGGTTCCAGAGCACACATGGTCAACACCGAGGCTGTCATAAAGAGATCCATGATTAGGAACTGTTTGATGTATGGTTTCCATACCTTAGTATTCATTTTTGGTATCAGATCTATCAAAGACACACAATGTGGATTCAAGTTGTTCAATAAGCCTGCTATATTAAATATTTTCCCATATTTACATACCGAGGGTTGGATCTTTGACGTGGAAATCTTGATTTTGGCCATCAGGAAAAGAATCcaaattaaagaaatacCAATTTCTTGGCATGAAGTCGACGGCTCTAAGATGGCCCTGGCTATTGACAGTATCAAAATGGCGAAAGATTTAGTCGTCATAAGAATGGCCTATTTATTAGGGATATATAGAGATGATAAGAAAAGTTAG
- the NEW1 gene encoding New1p (similar to Saccharomyces cerevisiae NEW1 (YPL226W); ancestral locus Anc_6.251), with protein MPPKKFKDLNSFLDDQPADPNMVASPFGGYFKNPAADADSTIASNKSSYQQQRNWKQSSNYSQQGGHQSQNNNSKYNNQSYQKSSYKQSAVTPNQSGTPTPSASTTSLTSLNEKLSNLELTPISQFLSKIPECQSITDCKNQIKLIIEEFGKEGNGTGKRIEEWKIIDVLSKFIKPKNPPLVRESAMLVISNIAQFFSGKHPQEAYLLPFFNVALDCVSDKDNTVKRAAQHAIDSLLNCFPMEALTCIVLPTILDYLSSGAKWQAKMAALTVIDRIREDSANDLLEITFRDTVPVLTDVATDFKPELAKQGYKTLLDYVSILDNLDLSPRYKLIVDTLQDPSKVPESVKSLSSVTFVAEVTEPSLSLLVPILNRSLNLSSSSQEQLRQTVIVVENLTRLVNNRNEIESFIPLLLPGIQKVVDTASLPEVRELAGKALDVLKEDDEADKENKFSGRMTLQEGRDFLLDHLKDIKADDSCFIKPYMNDETVVNYMSKLLTVDSNVNDWKRLEDFLTAVFGGSDSQREFVQQGFIHDLRSLFYQEKESTDEDEGIEIVNTDFSLAYGSRMLLNKTNLRLLKGHRYGLCGRNGAGKSTLMRAIANGQLDGFPDKDTLRTCFVEHKLQGEEGDLDLVSFIALDDELQSTSRGEIANALESVGFDEERRAQTVGSLSGGWKMKLELARAMLQKADILLLDEPTNHLDVSNVKWLEEYLLEHTDITSLIVSHDSGFLDLVCTDIIHYENKKLAYYKGNLAAFVEQKPEAKSYYTLTDSNAQMRFPPPGILTGVKSSTRAVAKMTDVTFAYPGAQKPSLSDVSCSLSLSSRVACLGPNGAGKSTLIKLLTGELVPNEGKVEKHPNLRIGYIAQHALQHVNEHKEKTANQYLQWRYQFGDDREVLLKESRKISEDEKEMMTKEIDIDDGRGKRTIEAIVGRQKLKKSFQYEVKWKYWKPKYNSWVPKDVLVEHGFDKLVQKFDDHEASREGLGYRQLIPSVITKHFEDVGLDSEIANHTPLGSLSGGQLVKVVIAGAMWNNPHLLVLDEPTNYLDRDSLGALAVAIRDWSGGVVMISHNNEFVGALCPEQWIVENGKMVQKGTAQVDQSKFEDGGNADAVGLKAANFAKPSVDDDDSPANIKVKQRKKRLTRNEKKVQVERRRLRYIEWLSSPKGTPKPVDTDDEED; from the coding sequence ATGCCTCCAAAGAAGTTTAAAGATCTAAATTCCTTCCTTGACGATCAGCCAGCGGACCCAAATATGGTCGCTTCCCCATTTGGTGGCTATTTTAAGAACCCTGCTGCCGATGCTGACAGTACTATAGCCTCAAACAAAAGCAGTTACCAACAACAACGTAACTGGAAACAGAGCAGCAACTATTCTCAACAGGGTGGTCATCAGTCACAGAACAACAATAGCAAATACAATAACCAAAGCTATCAGAAATCTAGTTACAAGCAATCAGCTGTAACGCCAAACCAGAGTGGAACTCCAACCCCATCTGCTTCTACTACTTCTCTAACCTCTCTGAATGAAAAGCTTTCTAACTTAGAGTTAACGCCGATCTCTCAATTTTTGTCAAAGATTCCTGAGTGTCAGAGCATCACAGATTgcaaaaatcaaatcaaactaatcattgaagaatttggcAAAGAAGGTAACGGTACAGGTAAAAGAATCGAAGAATGGAAGATCATCGACGTTCTATCTAAATTCATCAAGCCCAAGAATCCACCATTAGTCAGAGAATCCGCCATGCTAGTCATTTCTAATATTGCGCAATTTTTCAGCGGCAAACATCCACAAGAAGCTTATCTATTGCCATTCTTCAATGTCGCCCTTGACTGCGTTTCTGACAAAGACAACACTGTCAAACGCGCAGCACAGCATGCTATTGAttctttattgaattgCTTTCCTATGGAAGCTCTAACTTGTATTGTGTTGCCAACAATTCTAGATTACTTGTCATCTGGTGCCAAATGGCAAGCTAAGATGGCCGCTTTGACTGTCATAGATAGAATAAGAGAAGACTCTGCAAACGATTTATTGGAAATAACTTTCAGGGATACCGTCCCAGTTTTGACTGACGTGGCTACCGATTTCAAGCCAGAATTGGCTAAACAAGGTTACAAAACATTATTGGACTATGTTTCTATTCTCGATAACTTAGATTTGTCTCCTCGTTACAAATTGATCGTGGATACTCTACAAGATCCATCCAAGGTTCCTGAGTCTGTTAAATCCCTATCTAGTGTTACATTTGTTGCTGAAGTCACTGAGCCCTCTCTATCTCTGTTGGTTCCCATTTTAAACAGATCCTTAAATCTGTCTTCATCATCCCAAGAACAATTAAGACAAACCGTCATTGTGGTGGAGAACTTGACAAGGTTAGTGAATAACCGTAATGAAATCGAAAGTTTCATTCCTCTTCTACTTCCTGGTATTCAAAAGGTTGTTGACACTGCCTCCTTACCAGAAGTTCGTGAATTAGCTGGAAAGGCTCTTGATGTTTTAAaggaagatgatgaggCTGATAAGGAGAACAAATTCTCAGGTAGAATGACCTTACAAGAAGGTAGAGATTTCTTGCTTGATCACCTCAAGGACATTAAAGCCGATGATTCGTGCTTTATCAAGCCTTACATGAACGACGAGACAGTCGTTAACTACATGAGCAAACTCTTAACCGTGGATTCCAACGTCAACGATTGGAAAAGacttgaagattttttgaCCGCCGTTTTTGGTGGTTCAGACTCTCAGAGAGAGTTCGTCCAACAAGGCTTTATCCATGATTTGAGATCCCTATTttaccaagaaaaagaaagcacagatgaggatgaagGTATTGAGATTGTCAACACTGATTTTTCCCTAGCTTACGGTTCCAGAATGCTACTGAATAAAACAAACTTGCGCCTTTTGAAAGGTCATCGTTATGGTTTATGTGGTAGAAATGGTGCTGGTAAATCCACTTTGATGAGAGCAATCGCTAACGGTCAATTGGATGGATTTCCTGATAAGGATACACTACGTACTTGTTTCGTTGAACATAAACTGCAAGGTGAAGAGGGTGATCTTGACTTAGTTTCATTTATTGCTCTGGATGATGAATTGCAATCTACTTCTCGTGGAGAAATTGCAAATGCTTTGGAATCTGTCGGTTTTGACGAAGAGAGAAGAGCCCAAACCGTTGGATCTTTATCCGGTggttggaaaatgaaattggAACTAGCAAGAGCTATGTTGCAAAAGGCCGATATTTTATTGTTGGATGAACCCACCAATCATTTAGATGTTTCAAATGTTAAGTGGTTAGAAGAATATTTACTGGAACATACCGATATCACATCGCTAATTGTTTCCCATGACTCTGGTTTCCTAGATTTAGTCTGTACTGATATCATTCATtatgaaaacaagaagttAGCATACTACAAGGGTAACTTGGCTGCATTCGTTGAACAGAAGCCTGAAGCTAAGTCCTACTATACTTTGACAGATTCCAACGCTCAAATGCGCTTCCCACCCCCAGGTATTTTAACTGGTGTCAAGTCGAGTACTAGAGCTGTCGCTAAGATGACTGATGTCACCTTCGCTTATCCAGGCGCTCAGAAACCTTCATTAAGTGATGTTTCTTGTTCATTGTCCTTGTCTTCTCGTGTGGCTTGTTTAGGCCCAAATGGTGCCGGAAAATCTACCTTAATCAAATTGCTAACAGGTGAATTGGTTCCAAATGAAGGTAAAGTGGAAAAACATCCAAACTTACGTATCGGTTACATCGCTCAACACGCATTGCAACACGTCAACGAACACAAAGAGAAGACAGCTAACCAATATTTACAGTGGCGTTATCAATTCGGTGATGATCGTGAAGTCTTGTTGAAGGAGTCTAGAAAAATATCCgaagatgaaaaggaaatgatgacaaaggaaattgaCATTGATGACGGTAGAGGTAAGAGAACCATTGAAGCTATCGTTGGTagacaaaaattgaagaagtcTTTCCAATATGAAGTCAAATGGAAATATTGGAAGCCAAAATACAACTCTTGGGTTCCAAAGGATGTATTAGTTGAACACGGTTTTGATAAACtagttcaaaaatttgacgATCATGAAGCTTCCAGAGAAGGTTTGGGTTACCGTCAATTGATTCCTTCGGTGATCACCAAGCATTTCGAAGACGTTGGTCTTGACTCTGAAATTGCTAATCACACTCCACTAGGTTCCTTATCTGGTGGTCAATTAGTCAAGGTTGTTATTGCAGGTGCTATGTGGAACAACCCTCATTTACTTGTTCTGGATGAACCTACCAATTATTTGGACAGAGATTCTCTCGGTGCTTTGGCCGTTGCTATTCGTGACTGGAGTGGTGGTGTCGTTATGATTTCGCATAACAACGAATTTGTCGGTGCTTTGTGTCCTGAACAATGGATCGTGGAGAACGGTAAAATGGTTCAAAAGGGCACTGCACAAGTTGATCAATCTAAGTTTGAAGATGGTGGTAATGCCGATGCCGTGGGCCTAAAAGCTGCTAACTTTGCCAAACCATCTGtcgatgacgatgattCCCCTGCTAACATCAAGGtcaaacaaagaaagaagagattaACAAGGAACGAAAAGAAGGTGCAAGTTGAACGTCGCCGTCTACGTTACATTGAATGGTTATCATCTCCAAAGGGTACACCAAAACCAGTTGATActgacgatgaagaagattga
- the CHP1 gene encoding ribosome-associated Tef1p biogenesis chaperone CHP1 (similar to Saccharomyces cerevisiae YPL225W; ancestral locus Anc_6.249): MSTFNAETADNLEDIEKQFAVVAVEQAETYWKLLTSIPGSKLRLTKFDDEIYENFIERFPEYKDVERVKKFTDGELKTKEAKERWRKFFTIFEKKIEDYNFGTLLRTDASAEYGELTTCFVVRLQFYAFEIARNKHGLNDWIVGHK, encoded by the coding sequence ATGTCCACTTTCAATGCTGAAACTGCTGATAATCTAGAAGATATCGAAAAACAatttgctgttgttgctgttgaacAAGCCGAAACTTACTGGAAATTGCTAACAAGCATTCCAGGTTCCAAGCTTCGTCTGACGAAGTtcgatgatgaaatttacGAAAACTTTATAGAAAGATTTCCAGAATACAAGGATGTTGAAAGAGTCAAAAAGTTTACGGACGGAGAGTTAAAGACCAAAGAAGCCAAGGAAAGATGGAGAAAATTCTtcacaatttttgaaaaaaaaatcgagGATTACAACTTCGGTACTTTATTGAGAACAGACGCCTCAGCTGAGTACGGTGAGTTAACTACGTGCTTTGTTGTGAGACTACAGTTTTATGCCTTTGAAATAGCCAGAAACAAACATGGTTTGAACGATTGGATTGTCGGCCACAAATGA
- the MMT2 gene encoding Mmt2p (similar to Saccharomyces cerevisiae MMT1 (YMR177W) and MMT2 (YPL224C); ancestral locus Anc_6.248) — MLRISIGSIKPFGPSVPGYKYNSSYAARKAVRTLNLFGTATSVRSARHLHSSVLLNKDLQEEKHNEEVLSQTCAQDGLDSKRNVNKPTKESPPDSVKSLLQHTHGHSHTRLHDDPLLSLNVQQIKRNPGVRITWIGLASNVGMAVGKFIGGMTFHSQALLADSVHALSDLVSDFLTLFSVQYASRKPTSEYPYGYGKVETVGSLAVSTILTMAGISIGWSSLCAIVGPIIPHAILESMANLIGESHTHPQSVAQQATNVNAVWIAAGSILIKEWVFQATKKVAIQTNSNVLMANAWHHRVDSLTSLVALIAITSSYFFGIQSLDNLGGLVVSGLIIKTGGQGILSSLKELVDQSIPPTDSRYLEVESVIKSSLISLKTHLDSKGTLNVKDLTILASGPNLRATTTLEVPVLHSGQEVGIKFLESTIATIRKDLRLKVPNVEKVDVEFVDLTSTSSRDLENSHQNNSSHSHTHSDSVNDHNHRL, encoded by the coding sequence ATGTTACGAATAAGTATTGGCTCAATCAAACCGTTTGGCCCTTCAGTTCCGGGCTATAAATACAACAGTTCTTATGCGGCCAGAAAGGCTGTAAGAACACTTAACCTCTTCGGTACAGCGACCTCAGTCCGCTCAGCTAGACACCTACATTCTTCAGTACTGCTAAATAAGGACCTTCAAGAGGAGAAACACAATGAAGAGGTTCTTTCGCAAACTTGTGCACAAGATGGACTGGATTCCAAACGAAATGTCAATAAGccaacaaaagaaagtcCACCCGACTCTGTCAAATCGTTGCTGCAGCATACACATGGACACAGCCACACACGTTTGCATGATGACCCACTGTTATCGCTAAATGTGCAGCAGATCAAAAGAAACCCTGGGGTGAGAATAACTTGGATAGGACTCGCATCAAATGTGGGAATGGCAGTGGGGAAGTTTATAGGAGGAATGACATTTCATTCTCAAGCATTACTGGCTGATTCGGTACATGCTCTTAGCGATTTAGTGTCAGATTTCTTGACGCTGTTCTCTGTCCAATATGCATCTCGTAAACCAACTTCAGAGTATCCATATGGCTACGGAAAGGTGGAAACTGTTGGATCTCTCGCAGTATCCACAATACTGACAATGGCCGGTATATCCATCGGTTGGTCGTCGCTATGCGCTATTGTGGGTCCCATCATTCCCCATGCAATTTTGGAGTCGATGGCCAACTTGATTGGAGAGTCACATACCCACCCTCAGTCAGTAGCACAACAGGCAACTAATGTTAATGCCGTATGGATTGCAGCAGGTTCCATCTTAATAAAAGAATGGGTGTTTCAAGCGACCAAAAAAGTGGCTATCCAGACAAACTCTAATGTGTTGATGGCAAACGCTTGGCATCATCGTGTCGACTCTTTGACTTCATTGGTGGCACTAATTGCTATCACATCTAGTTACTTCTTTGGTATTCAATCATTGGATAATTTAGGTGGGCTGGTAGTGTCAGGCTTGATTATAAAAACAGGTGGGCAAGGcatattatcatcattgaAGGAATTAGTTGATCAGTCCATACCACCGACTGATTCTCGTTATCTGGAAGTTGAATCTGTAATAAAAAGCAGCCTTATCAGCTTGAAAACGCACTTGGATTCGAAAGGGACACTCAATGTTAAAGACCTCACTATATTAGCTTCGGGTCCCAATCTCCGTGCTACCACAACCTTGGAAGTACCAGTCCTGCATTCGGGGCAAGAAGTTGGAATAAAGTTTTTGGAAAGCACCATTGCAACCATACGGAAAGATCTGCGTCTAAAAGTTCCAAACGTAGAGAAAGTTGACGTCGAATTCGTTGATCTAACTTCTACCTCTAGTAgagatttggaaaactcCCATCAGAACAACTCAAGCCACAGCCACACTCATTCTGATTCAGTTAATGACCACAACCACAGActttga
- the GRE1 gene encoding Gre1p (similar to Saccharomyces cerevisiae SIP18 (YMR175W) and GRE1 (YPL223C); ancestral locus Anc_6.246), whose translation MSNLLNKFADKLHGNEHDERYEDDDDSQTRQQRHEQHQQRELRNQGSKADPYGDQNQGNFPQRQQPQSGLGGNRQVGGNDYQQQTTDYTAGSGGGTYTQTYRETNTQGQLDDEEDDDFLTSGQQQKQGRTRGTQGNRYRSSNTGGRDSSGSGNDQFGDDSGNQGSW comes from the coding sequence ATGTCCAATTTATTAAACAAGTTTGCTGACAAGTTGCACGGTAACGAGCACGATGAACGTTACgaagacgatgacgacAGCCAGACCAGGCAACAACGCCACGAGCAACATCAACAAAGAGAATTAAGAAACCAAGGTTCTAAGGCTGACCCCTACGGTGACCAAAACCAAGGTAACTTCCCTCAGCGCCAACAGCCCCAATCCGGTCTAGGCGGTAACAGACAGGTTGGCGGAAACGACTACCAACAGCAAACCACTGACTACACTGCAGGCAGCGGCGGAGGCACTTATACTCAGACCTACCGCGAGACCAACACTCAAGGTCAGTTagacgacgaagaagacgacGATTTCTTGACTTCTGGTCAACAGCAAAAGCAAGGCCGCACAAGAGGTACCCAAGGTAACCGCTACCGGTCTTCCAACACTGGAGGGCGCGACTCATCTGGATCAGGAAACGACCAATTCGGTGATGACAGCGGAAACCAGGGCTCCTGGTAG
- the FMP40 gene encoding Fmp40p (similar to Saccharomyces cerevisiae FMP40 (YPL222W); ancestral locus Anc_6.242) — protein sequence MKGKVTIINALKKSATSRFIKKLTPDTSLSSIAEAMDVVQQRSATDPVRLKLFHTPRMVSQGAHFAFCLPTKKPHYRPLLLSQKALDEFSLAQDRDLERILAGEEIYYSDDIFPYSTAYSGFQFGSFAAQLGDGRVVNLFDLKDSRDGQLQTFQLKGAGMTPFSRFADGKAVLRSSIREFIMSEALHSIGIPSTRAMQLTLLPGTKAQRRTQEPCAVVCRFAPSWIRLGNFNLFRWRHDLEGLIQLSDYCIDEVFDGGGKFEGKFDVNVFKSDYFPDNERKIDEQVERDENGRASLDERDISALSKYDKFFRHVVCLNANTVAHWQAYGFANGVLNTDNTSIMGLTIDYGPFAFLDKFDPSFTPNHDDTAKRYSFANQPSIIWWNLQQFAKDLACLLGPGSRDLEKLLKGELDSVGDALEKTMIERVQRLVQLSANEYKYVFTTRYAQLMAQRLGVDLDLEPCMSSASGKDIERAAKKSREFCTAIVEPLLDILKATKVDYNNFFVHLQDYTGPFFIKAEDEPATVFEAFDPEYLKMFFNAEQLQQLAEHGKAIAAGKKVFDTDGQIRLLDEKLEKIHDWTKEYLLLAPPAEAAARASIAKKANPLFVPRSWVLEEVVDDLMYGQRDSLQDPDSELDTTALRKLYLMSVNPYDRAEWDATLRPELERKWADLSHQEGTKFMKQASCSS from the coding sequence ATGAAGGGAAAAGTCACCATAATCAATGCGTTGAAAAAGTCAGCAACGTCTCGcttcatcaagaaattgacgCCGGACACTTCTTTGTCGTCCATAGCTGAGGCAATGGACGTCGTTCAGCAGCGCAGTGCAACAGATCCAGTGAGACTGAAGCTTTTCCATACACCTCGGATGGTCTCGCAGGGGGCACATTTTGCGTTTTGTTTGCCAACGAAAAAACCACACTACAGACCGTTACTGCTTTCGCAGAAGGCACTTGACGAGTTCAGTTTGGCCCAGGATCGTGACTTGGAGAGAATCCTGGCTGGCGAAGAAATATATTACTCTGATGATATCTTCCCCTACAGTACAGCGTACTCGGGATTCCAGTTCGGTTCATTTGCTGCACAATTGGGGGACGGACGGGTGGTGAACTTGTTTGATCTCAAGGACAGCCGTGATGGGCAGTTGCAGACGTTCCAGTTGAAAGGAGCAGGCATGACGCCATTTTCGCGGTTTGCAGACGGCAAGGCCGTTTTAAGATCGAGTATACGTGAGTTCATCATGAGCGAGGCACTGCACAGCATCGGAATCCCCTCCACGAGAGCCATGCAATTGACATTGTTACCAGGGACGAAGGCGCAAAGACGCACGCAAGAACCGTGTGCTGTGGTATGTCGGTTTGCACCTAGTTGGATTCGGTTGGGTAACTTCAACTTGTTCCGGTGGAGACACGACTTGGAGGGGTTGATCCAGTTGTCTGATTACTGCATTGACGAGGTCTTTGATGGCGGAGGCAAATTCGAAGGGAAGTTCGACGTTAATGTATTCAAGAGCGACTATTTCCCCGataatgaaagaaagatcGACGAGCAGGTGGAAAGAGATGAAAATGGGCGCGCCTCCCTGGATGAGAGAGACATTTCCGCCTTGAGCAAGTATGACAAGTTCTTCAGGCATGTAGTTTGTCTGAATGCGAACACCGTAGCCCATTGGCAAGCATATGGCTTTGCCAATGGCGTCTTGAATACGGATAACACTTCGATCATGGGGCTGACCATCGACTATGGCCCGTTTGCCTTTCTAGACAAGTTTGATCCGAGCTTCACCCCGAATCATGATGACACAGCGAAAAGATACTCGTTCGCCAACCAACCAAGTATCATATGGTGGAACTTGCAACAATTCGCCAAAGACCTGGCTTGCCTGCTAGGGCCCGGTTCCCGCGATCTTGAGAAGTTGCTCAAGGGCGAGTTGGACTCCGTTGGCGACGCCCTGGAGAAGACCATGATCGAAAGGGTGCAGAGGTTGGTGCAGTTAAGCGCTAACGAATACAAGTATGTGTTCACCACAAGGTACGCGCAGCTGATGGCGCAGAGACTCGGCGTGGATCTGGATTTGGAGCCATGCATGAGTTCCGCTAGCGGCAAGGATATCGAGCGTGCGGCAAAGAAATCCAGGGAGTTCTGTACTGCTATCGTGGAGCCATTGCTGGATATTCTGAAGGCTACTAAGGTTGACTacaacaatttttttgttcatttgCAAGATTACACGGGGcccttcttcatcaaggCCGAAGACGAGCCTGCGACGGTCTTCGAAGCGTTTGACCCCGAGTACTTGAAGATGTTCTTCAACGCTGAACAACTTCAGCAGCTGGCGGAGCATGGGAAGGCCATAGCAGCCGGCAAGAAAGTGTTCGACACTGACGGTCAAATCCGTCTACTGGACGAAAAACTAGAAAAAATCCACGACTGGACAAAAGAATACTTGTTGCTAGCCCCGCCCGCCGAGGCCGCGGCAAGAGCGTCCATCGCCAAGAAAGCCAATCCGCTGTTTGTCCCCAGAAGCTGGGTCTTGGAGGAGGTGGTCGACGACCTAATGTACGGCCAAAGAGACAGCCTACAAGATCCCGACTCGGAGCTAGACACAACCGCCCTGAGGAAACTATACTTGATGAGCGTGAATCCATACGATCGTGCCGAATGGGACGCCACCTTGAGACCAGAATTGGAGAGGAAATGGGCCGATCTTTCGCACCAAGAGGGCACAAAGTTCATGAAGCAAGCCTCCTGCAGTAGCTAA